The following coding sequences lie in one Mycobacteriales bacterium genomic window:
- a CDS encoding leucyl aminopeptidase family protein, which yields MLSISTGASHRARSRFVASGEPLAGVDALVLLATTSDDGPALLPTRAATAQLREQIAGSLGAVGFAGKPGQLARIPLSASDGPSGATVVGVSAQPSEEELLGAIGSGVRASSGAERLVVDVDVDAAAGLLRAALATYRFTEYRPALADGATRDVALVADGAPDSERIADLAAAVCFARDLVTLAPADKTPERVAEIIQTAAAQVGAECRIYDEAEIRDLGMGGLLAVSRASAHPPRLVRLDAPGAGDARVAVVGKGLTYDAGGLNLKLAMLESMKLDIGGAAAAAAAALYLAAHPGRAGLTVWLPLCENVTSGNAYRGGDVLRMRSGLTVEVMNTDAEGRLVLADAMSLAADERPVALVTIATLTGAAWRALGARTAALMSADDALAERVLAAAAAGHEDVWRMPMRAHFGKTLESKIADLNNLGDAQNGQTMVAAAFLSRFAPDDLPFAHFDIAGPAYNHGEAYDHVPAAGTGFGVATLVELLNRPW from the coding sequence ATGTTGAGCATCTCGACCGGCGCCAGTCATCGCGCGCGCTCCCGCTTCGTCGCCAGCGGCGAGCCGTTGGCCGGCGTCGACGCCCTCGTCCTACTCGCAACCACGAGCGATGACGGCCCGGCCCTGCTGCCGACGCGGGCGGCAACTGCCCAGCTGCGCGAGCAGATCGCCGGCTCGCTCGGTGCGGTCGGGTTCGCGGGCAAGCCGGGTCAGCTCGCCCGGATCCCGTTGTCGGCATCCGATGGGCCGAGCGGCGCGACCGTCGTCGGCGTCTCGGCCCAGCCGAGCGAGGAGGAGCTCCTCGGCGCGATCGGCAGCGGGGTACGCGCCAGCAGCGGTGCCGAGCGCCTCGTCGTCGACGTCGACGTGGACGCAGCGGCGGGGCTGCTGCGCGCCGCTCTCGCGACGTACCGCTTCACGGAGTACCGGCCGGCCCTCGCCGATGGGGCGACCCGCGACGTGGCGCTCGTCGCCGACGGCGCGCCAGACTCCGAACGCATCGCCGACCTGGCTGCGGCGGTCTGCTTCGCCCGCGACCTGGTGACCCTCGCACCGGCCGACAAGACTCCGGAGCGCGTCGCCGAGATCATCCAGACGGCTGCGGCGCAGGTCGGCGCGGAGTGCCGCATCTACGACGAGGCTGAAATCCGTGACCTGGGCATGGGCGGACTGCTCGCGGTCAGCAGGGCATCGGCGCATCCGCCCCGGCTGGTTCGCCTCGACGCGCCCGGCGCGGGTGACGCGCGGGTCGCGGTGGTGGGCAAGGGACTCACCTACGACGCGGGCGGGCTCAACCTCAAGCTCGCGATGCTCGAGTCCATGAAGCTGGACATCGGCGGCGCGGCGGCCGCAGCCGCCGCCGCGTTGTACCTCGCCGCGCACCCGGGCCGAGCCGGCCTGACGGTGTGGCTGCCGCTCTGCGAGAACGTCACGTCCGGCAACGCCTACCGCGGCGGCGACGTGCTGCGCATGCGCAGCGGGCTGACGGTTGAGGTCATGAACACAGACGCCGAAGGCAGGCTGGTGCTTGCCGACGCGATGAGCCTTGCGGCCGACGAGCGCCCGGTTGCGCTCGTCACGATCGCGACGCTGACCGGCGCGGCATGGCGTGCCCTCGGAGCGAGGACCGCCGCGTTGATGTCGGCGGATGACGCACTCGCCGAGCGGGTCCTCGCCGCCGCCGCAGCCGGTCATGAGGACGTCTGGCGCATGCCGATGCGTGCCCACTTCGGGAAGACCCTCGAGTCGAAGATCGCCGACCTCAACAACCTCGGGGACGCCCAGAACGGCCAGACCATGGTGGCCGCGGCGTTCCTGAGCCGGTTCGCTCCCGATGACCTGCCGTTCGCGCATTTCGACATCGCGGGCCCGGCGTACAACCACGGCGAGGCCTACGACCACGTACCCGCCGCCGGAACCGGCTTCGGCGTCGCCACTCTCGTCGAGTTGCTGAACCGGCCGTGGTGA
- a CDS encoding alpha/beta hydrolase — MTTSPDVRREVVRIRDVDVDVSIYGTSGVPVVLMPGGAVACSGYFPDLVEGLAGQTVIVHDRLGTGTSRTAEPISVRSWSDDTATLLDGLGIERALLVGHSLGGALAAQVLLDHPERVAGVLLLDPTPLNDRPLCTRASKGAAALARLCRLPLVGGGFEALLKRSGRPRRLRPSARQSFDRTFSGSWLEDTAASVRLLIEDADAFCAREVSPTRVPALLVSADRKPTNKARIAHTELAAMLGARLEIWPKTQHSLHLQKPDLVVTRTRELLESC; from the coding sequence ATGACCACATCCCCCGACGTACGCCGAGAGGTCGTCCGGATTCGTGACGTCGACGTCGACGTGAGCATCTACGGCACTTCTGGCGTACCGGTCGTCCTGATGCCAGGCGGCGCCGTCGCGTGCTCCGGGTACTTCCCCGACCTGGTCGAGGGACTCGCCGGCCAGACGGTCATCGTCCACGACCGGCTCGGCACGGGGACGTCGCGAACTGCCGAACCGATCTCGGTCCGCAGCTGGAGCGATGACACCGCCACGCTGCTCGACGGGCTCGGGATCGAGCGCGCCCTGCTGGTCGGCCACAGCCTCGGCGGGGCGCTGGCAGCGCAGGTGCTGCTCGATCACCCGGAGCGGGTCGCGGGCGTCCTGCTGCTCGACCCGACGCCCCTCAACGACCGGCCGCTGTGCACGCGGGCATCGAAGGGTGCGGCCGCGCTGGCGCGGTTGTGCCGGCTGCCGCTCGTCGGCGGCGGATTCGAGGCGCTGCTCAAGCGCAGCGGTCGGCCCCGCCGGCTCCGTCCGAGCGCGCGTCAGTCCTTCGACCGCACCTTCTCCGGCTCGTGGCTCGAGGACACCGCAGCCTCGGTCCGGTTGCTCATCGAGGACGCCGACGCGTTCTGCGCACGGGAGGTGTCGCCGACCCGGGTGCCGGCGCTCCTGGTCAGCGCGGACCGCAAGCCGACCAACAAGGCCCGAATCGCTCACACCGAGCTCGCCGCGATGCTCGGCGCACGGCTCGAGATCTGGCCGAAGACCCAGCACAGCCTCCACCTGCAGAAGCCCGACCTCGTCGTCACCCGCACCCGCGAGCTGTTGGAGTCATGTTGA
- a CDS encoding helix-turn-helix domain-containing protein: MLTVAEVADRLGPALVLGRSGRLSAAVGDVVVTDPAFPVAPPRGALVVAPGFRYDDGAAAELLVAATAAGTTGVVFKGAACDPRPEDAVAVLMVEPTADWAHLVALLRTLTSVGGGALGQEDSLFGLADAIASLCGGSVVLHDPAWQLLAYSGGRPMDEVRSETILGRRAPAQALDQLRAAGILDQLQRGEVAAIPDGRIAGMRRRYAVAARAGAELLATIWLQPEDELPASEIEQRLRRAADVAAISLLRHAAAGPGGVGADDAAFDALLGGARTERIVAERLSVAIDNGFVLAGLRPIATDERDRAATARRLMSLARGYCDAYRVQARVAVGADTAYLLFACAEPAQRQSALRIVSDMHTRLQSAAPHRAMLSSTYRALTETPQVRESVDSLLALAERRGWSGLTDSEHVQASYRLEQFREVALAHPALLAGPVITLADHDRAQGSELVATLRAYFANVGDMKAAGAQLGLHVNTVRYRIAKAQEIGGFSLEDPDERLLAELQVRLLA; encoded by the coding sequence GTGCTGACGGTTGCCGAGGTCGCCGACCGGCTCGGGCCGGCTCTGGTGCTCGGCCGGTCGGGCCGGCTGTCCGCCGCGGTCGGGGACGTCGTCGTGACCGACCCCGCCTTTCCCGTGGCGCCGCCCCGCGGTGCCCTGGTGGTCGCGCCCGGCTTCCGGTACGACGACGGCGCGGCTGCCGAGCTGCTCGTCGCGGCAACGGCGGCCGGTACGACGGGGGTGGTCTTCAAGGGCGCCGCCTGCGATCCGCGACCGGAGGACGCAGTGGCGGTCCTGATGGTCGAACCGACCGCCGACTGGGCGCATCTCGTGGCGCTGCTACGAACCCTCACGTCGGTCGGCGGCGGCGCCCTCGGCCAGGAGGACTCACTGTTCGGGCTGGCCGACGCCATCGCCTCGCTGTGTGGCGGATCGGTGGTGTTGCACGATCCGGCTTGGCAGCTGCTCGCCTACTCCGGGGGCCGGCCGATGGACGAGGTGCGCAGCGAGACGATCCTCGGTCGGCGGGCCCCGGCGCAGGCGCTGGACCAGCTGCGGGCGGCGGGCATCCTGGACCAGCTGCAACGCGGCGAGGTCGCTGCGATCCCTGACGGCCGGATCGCGGGGATGCGGCGGCGCTACGCGGTCGCCGCGCGCGCCGGCGCCGAGCTGCTCGCGACCATCTGGCTCCAACCGGAGGATGAGCTGCCGGCTTCGGAGATCGAGCAGCGGCTTCGCCGAGCGGCCGACGTGGCGGCGATCTCGCTGCTTCGCCACGCCGCAGCGGGGCCCGGCGGGGTCGGGGCGGACGATGCGGCTTTCGACGCGCTGCTCGGCGGGGCGCGGACCGAACGGATTGTCGCCGAGCGGTTGTCGGTGGCGATCGACAACGGCTTCGTGCTGGCGGGGCTGCGCCCGATCGCCACCGACGAACGTGATCGCGCTGCGACGGCGCGCCGGCTGATGTCACTGGCGCGGGGCTACTGCGACGCCTATCGGGTGCAGGCCCGCGTGGCGGTCGGCGCCGACACGGCGTACCTGCTGTTCGCCTGCGCCGAGCCCGCACAGCGGCAGAGCGCGCTGCGGATCGTGTCCGACATGCACACCCGGCTGCAGTCGGCCGCCCCGCACCGAGCGATGTTGAGCAGCACCTACCGGGCCCTCACCGAAACCCCTCAGGTCCGCGAGTCGGTCGACTCGCTGCTCGCCCTCGCCGAGCGACGCGGGTGGAGCGGGTTGACCGACAGCGAGCACGTGCAGGCGAGCTACCGCCTGGAGCAGTTCCGCGAGGTCGCGCTGGCCCATCCGGCCCTGCTCGCCGGACCGGTGATCACCCTGGCCGACCACGACCGCGCCCAGGGCAGCGAGCTGGTGGCGACGCTGCGGGCGTACTTCGCGAACGTCGGCGACATGAAGGCCGCCGGTGCCCAGCTCGGGCTCCACGTCAACACGGTCCGTTACCGGATCGCGAAGGCTCAGGAGATCGGCGGCTTCAGCCTGGAGGACCCCGACGAGCGGCTGCTGGCAGAGCTGCAGGTCCGGCTGCTGGCGTGA
- a CDS encoding alpha-hydroxy acid oxidase, translating into MAKRTRRIPRPAELRELVPGRPTLPTNQARLARAADISDLRLLAQRRAPRMVFDYVDGAAEDERSMRESIAVFDQVRFRPRVLRDVSEVVTTTELFGRTVAMPLVLGPTGFTRMMHQEGEPAVAAAAARAGVPYTLSTMGTTSAADVAAAAPQGWNWYQLYVVRDRARSGEQLARARDAGMDVLVLTVDVPVAGGRLRDVRHGMTIPPTVRWPSAIQAVRHPAWWFDFLTGEPLRFATVDGAPGDLAGLIGKMFDPSVTMADLEWIREVWPGRIVVKGVQDVRDAKDLAGVGVDGLVISNHGGRQLDRSPCPLTLLPQIRDEVGDRLAVLLDGGVRSGADVAAAVALGAEAVLIGRAYLYGLTAAGEAGVDRALTILRAELVRTLQLLGVSDVSALDADCVSFQPEVLR; encoded by the coding sequence GTGGCCAAGCGAACGCGCCGCATACCCCGTCCCGCCGAGCTGCGCGAGCTGGTGCCGGGACGCCCGACGCTGCCGACCAACCAGGCACGGCTCGCCCGCGCCGCCGACATCTCGGACTTGCGCCTGCTGGCGCAGCGCCGGGCGCCCCGGATGGTGTTCGACTACGTGGACGGGGCGGCCGAGGACGAGCGGTCGATGCGAGAGTCGATCGCGGTGTTCGACCAGGTGCGGTTCCGGCCCCGCGTGCTGCGCGACGTCTCGGAGGTCGTCACGACCACCGAGCTGTTCGGGCGCACCGTCGCGATGCCGCTGGTGCTCGGGCCGACCGGCTTCACCCGGATGATGCACCAGGAGGGCGAACCCGCGGTCGCGGCAGCCGCGGCTCGCGCCGGCGTCCCGTACACGCTGTCGACCATGGGCACGACCAGTGCCGCCGACGTCGCCGCGGCCGCGCCACAGGGATGGAACTGGTACCAGCTCTACGTCGTTCGCGACCGCGCTCGCAGCGGTGAGCAGCTCGCCCGGGCCCGCGACGCCGGGATGGACGTGCTGGTCCTCACGGTCGACGTACCCGTTGCGGGCGGTCGGCTGCGCGACGTACGTCACGGCATGACGATCCCGCCGACCGTGCGGTGGCCCAGCGCAATCCAGGCGGTCCGCCATCCCGCTTGGTGGTTCGATTTCCTGACCGGCGAGCCGCTGCGGTTCGCGACCGTCGACGGTGCACCCGGCGACCTGGCCGGTCTCATCGGCAAGATGTTCGACCCGAGCGTCACGATGGCCGACCTCGAATGGATCCGTGAGGTGTGGCCGGGTCGCATCGTCGTCAAAGGGGTGCAGGACGTCCGTGACGCGAAGGACCTGGCCGGCGTCGGTGTCGACGGGCTCGTCATCTCCAACCACGGGGGTCGCCAGCTCGACCGGTCGCCGTGCCCGCTCACGCTGCTGCCGCAGATTCGAGACGAGGTCGGCGACCGGCTGGCGGTCCTGCTCGACGGTGGGGTGCGCAGTGGCGCCGACGTCGCGGCGGCGGTCGCGCTCGGCGCGGAGGCCGTCCTCATCGGCCGCGCCTATCTGTACGGGCTGACCGCGGCCGGCGAAGCGGGCGTCGATCGCGCACTGACGATCTTGCGTGCCGAGCTGGTCCGCACCCTCCAGCTGCTCGGTGTCTCCGACGTATCCGCACTCGACGCCGACTGCGTCTCCTTCCAGCCAGAGGTGCTCCGATGA